A stretch of the Lactuca sativa cultivar Salinas chromosome 9, Lsat_Salinas_v11, whole genome shotgun sequence genome encodes the following:
- the LOC111886408 gene encoding sugar transporter ERD6-like 7 encodes MANTNQDEIRAPLIAQTVDEKHESIKQSNFMVYLSTFVAVCGSFAFGSCAGYSSPTQSAITEDLNLSLAEYSLFGSILTFGAMIGAITSGPIADFVGRKGALRVSSVFCSVGWLAIYFAEGPVALDIGRLATGYGMGVFSYVVPVFIAEIAPKDLRGSLTAANQLMIVAAVSLSFVIGNVTPWRILALTGVVPCIVLVTGLFFIPESPRWLAKTGNHKEFQAALRKLRGKDADISEEAAEIQDYIETLEKLPKAKLLDLFQKRYLRSVIIGVGLMVCQQFGGINGICFYTSSIFESAGFPADLGTIIYALLQIVITALNALFVDKAGRKPLLLVSAVGLVMGCLLTALSFYLKTYEIGLSAVPALAVTGILLYIGSFSAGMGAIPWVIMSEIFPINIKGAAGSLATLVNWFGAWAISFTFNFLLSWSSYGTFIIYAAINACAIVFVIKMVPETKGRTLEQIQAAING; translated from the exons ATGGCGAATACGAATCAAGATGAAATCCGAGCCCCACTCATCGCTCAAACTGTTGATGAAAAACATGAAAGCATCAAGCAGAGCAACTTCATGGTTTATCTCAGCACCTTCGTTGCTGTTTGTGGCTCTTTCGCCTTTGGATCATGC GCGGGTTACTCGTCGCCTACTCAATCAGCCATCACAGAAGATCTAAATCTGTCCTTAGCTGAG TACTCATTGTTTGGATCAATCTTGACATTTGGTGCAATGATCGGGGCGATCACAAGTGGACCTATAGCGGATTTTGTTGGCCGAAAAGGG GCATTGAGGGTATCGAGTGTTTTCTGTTCAGTGGGTTGGCTAGCGATTTACTTTGCTGAG GGGCCCGTGGCTTTGGATATCGGAAGACTAGCAACAGGATATGGGATGGGAGTATTTTCGTATGTTGTACCCGTGTTTATAGCTGAAATCGCGCCAAAAGATCTACGAGGCTCGTTGACAGCAGCCAATCAG CTTATGATCGTTGCAGCCGTGTCGCTTTCCTTTGTGATTGGAAACGTGACGCCATGGAGGATATTGGCCTTGACAG GAGTTGTTCCATGCATTGTTTTGGTGACGGGATTGTTTTTCATACCCGAGTCTCCAAGATGGCTG GCTAAGACAGGGAACCATAAAGAATTTCAGGCTGCACTTAGGAAACTTAGGGGGAAAGATGCCGATATATCCGAAGAAGCCGCTGAAATCCAG GATTATATAGAAACACTTGAAAAGCTTCCGAAAGCCAAACTATTGGATCTATTTCAGAAAAGATACTTGCGATCTGTCATT ATAGGAGTCGGGCTAATGGTTTGCCAACAATTTGGGGGAATCAATGGTATTTGTTTCTACACGAGCAGCATTTTCGAGTCTGCAG GATTTCCTGCGGATCTTGGTACAATAATCTATGCGTTGTTACAGATCGTTATTACTGCGCTAAATGCACTGTTTGTAGATAAAGCCGGTAGAAAGCCACTTTTATTG gTTTCGGCAGTGGGATTGGTTATGGGATGTCTATTAACGGCGCTTTCTTTCTACTTGAAG ACTTATGAAATTGGACTATCAGCAGTACCTGCACTTGCTGTTACCGGCATACTG TTATATATTGGGTCATTTTCAGCTGGAATGGGAGCAATTCCATGGGTTATAATGTCGGAG ATATTCCCGATCAATATAAAAGGAGCGGCTGGAAGCCTTGCGACTCTGGTAAACTGGTTTGGTGCGTGGGCAATCTCATTTACCTTCAACTTTCTCTTGAGCTGGAGTTCATACG GGACATTCATCATTTACGCCGCGATAAATGCTTGTGCGATTGTGTTTGTGATAAAGATGGTTCCtgaaacaaaaggaagaacattGGAGCAGATACAAGCTGCCATTAATGGCTAG